One Bacteroidota bacterium genomic window carries:
- a CDS encoding ABC transporter ATP-binding protein → MIRIKQLHKSYVNGINSLHVLKGIDMHIEAGEMVSIMGSSGSGKSTLLNVIGILDSYDAGEYSLNNILMQGLSETKAAWYRNQMIGFVFQSFNLISFKNALENVALPLYYQNVSRKKRNKIAMEYLDRVGLGPWATHLPSELSGGQKQRVAIARSLIAQPKVILADEPTGALDSQTSYEVMDLFQEINQAGITIIIVTHEKDIAERTKRIIHLKDGLIEREYKTKLNLNYA, encoded by the coding sequence ATGATAAGAATTAAGCAATTGCACAAATCCTATGTAAATGGGATAAACAGTTTACATGTTCTGAAAGGTATTGATATGCATATCGAAGCCGGCGAGATGGTTTCGATTATGGGGTCTTCCGGATCCGGTAAATCAACCCTTTTGAACGTTATTGGTATTTTGGATAGCTACGATGCAGGAGAGTATAGCCTTAACAATATTTTAATGCAGGGCTTGAGCGAAACTAAGGCGGCATGGTACCGCAACCAGATGATTGGTTTTGTTTTCCAATCGTTTAACCTCATTTCTTTTAAAAATGCTCTTGAGAATGTAGCTCTCCCTCTTTATTATCAAAACGTAAGCCGTAAGAAGCGAAATAAAATTGCCATGGAATACCTCGATCGGGTGGGGCTGGGTCCCTGGGCAACTCATTTACCGAGCGAACTTTCAGGAGGACAGAAACAAAGAGTGGCCATCGCGCGGTCGCTCATTGCCCAACCAAAAGTAATTCTCGCAGACGAACCTACCGGAGCGCTTGATTCGCAAACCTCTTACGAAGTGATGGACCTTTTTCAGGAGATTAATCAGGCCGGAATTACCATTATTATTGTAACACATGAAAAGGATATTGCAGAACGTACCAAGCGGATTATTCACCTGAAAGATGGATTAATAGAGCGGGAATATAAAACCAAATTAAACCTTAACTATGCTTGA
- a CDS encoding RNA polymerase sigma factor, whose amino-acid sequence MAGKMFGICLRYAGNRNDASDILQDGFLKVFEKIHQFKFEGSFEGWMRRIFVNLSLERFRGQFKIVNIQDGVHDNTQFSNDDIVSSLAAEELIAMIQELSPKYRAVFNLYAIEGYSHKEISEMLDITEGTSKSNLSRARSILQDKVSKHYQAGAIIRS is encoded by the coding sequence ATGGCTGGAAAAATGTTCGGCATTTGCCTTCGTTATGCAGGCAATCGAAACGATGCAAGTGATATTCTCCAGGATGGTTTCCTTAAAGTATTCGAAAAAATCCACCAGTTCAAATTCGAAGGTTCTTTCGAAGGCTGGATGCGCAGGATATTTGTGAACCTCTCGCTGGAACGGTTTCGTGGACAGTTTAAGATAGTAAATATCCAGGATGGAGTGCACGATAATACGCAGTTTAGCAATGACGACATTGTAAGTAGCCTGGCTGCCGAAGAGCTGATAGCGATGATACAGGAATTGTCGCCTAAATACAGAGCTGTTTTTAACCTCTATGCCATAGAGGGTTATTCGCATAAAGAAATCTCGGAAATGCTAGACATTACTGAGGGTACCTCGAAATCAAATTTATCACGCGCCCGATCAATCTTACAGGATAAAGTTTCGAAGCATTACCAGGCGGGAGCCATAATCCGATCGTAA
- a CDS encoding outer membrane beta-barrel protein: protein MNEGFIDMDDYFKQELKDFAPAPPADAWQLIEKKLLAKHARRSPIFYFKVAASAALLIAATSIGINKFGKNQELQIASAPKHSNPVLQETKSNTIALPENKSLQENIISTIKSLAPSTSSGNLALTPQHIDKQLTRTDKAESMYPIASIKANIPVSMPEWNLEIPHTTPEATEQSYNAMLAVFDEPEEKPVTNADKWALGGQAGPQYAYRTISAEAPAQLSEAYNQSENGIMAYAGGVQVAYKAARRFSVQSGVYYSKMGQTTSTQQAVNVNNTRGEDYYDNSGMPSIGETITAVNVSTSLGEIYNTSFTTNASSWDMVTQDEEKLAAYNQSSTLTQYLEYIEVPFMARYVVIDQDFNLSLLGGLSTNLLIDSPVYLDNGTYFAENNQLNSVNLSSTVGLGFGYRLNDQLNLNVEPQFKYYLSPVNPGSTVEARPYSIGILTGITYLF from the coding sequence ATGAATGAAGGTTTTATCGATATGGACGACTATTTTAAACAAGAACTAAAAGACTTTGCACCTGCACCACCCGCAGATGCATGGCAGCTTATTGAGAAAAAACTCCTGGCAAAACATGCCAGAAGGTCGCCTATTTTCTATTTTAAAGTGGCTGCCTCTGCGGCACTTCTTATTGCAGCAACCAGTATTGGCATAAACAAATTTGGAAAGAATCAGGAACTGCAAATTGCATCGGCACCTAAACACTCCAATCCAGTGCTCCAGGAAACCAAGTCCAATACCATTGCACTACCAGAAAATAAATCACTTCAAGAAAATATAATCTCCACCATAAAATCACTGGCTCCGTCGACATCCTCTGGAAATTTAGCACTTACTCCTCAGCATATTGACAAACAACTGACGAGGACAGACAAGGCTGAGTCGATGTATCCGATTGCATCCATAAAGGCCAATATTCCAGTAAGCATGCCCGAATGGAACCTGGAAATTCCACATACCACTCCGGAAGCCACGGAACAAAGCTACAATGCCATGCTGGCTGTGTTTGACGAACCTGAAGAAAAACCAGTTACCAATGCCGACAAATGGGCTTTGGGCGGGCAGGCAGGCCCACAATATGCTTATCGGACAATTAGTGCAGAAGCCCCGGCTCAGCTTTCAGAAGCATATAACCAGAGCGAAAATGGCATAATGGCTTATGCAGGTGGTGTACAAGTAGCATACAAAGCAGCCAGAAGGTTTTCTGTGCAATCAGGAGTATATTATTCCAAAATGGGGCAAACCACCTCCACACAGCAAGCTGTAAATGTGAATAATACCCGTGGAGAGGACTATTACGACAATAGTGGTATGCCTAGTATAGGCGAAACCATCACTGCGGTGAATGTATCGACTTCGCTGGGCGAAATTTACAATACCAGCTTTACAACCAATGCCAGTTCGTGGGACATGGTCACTCAAGACGAAGAAAAACTGGCCGCCTATAACCAGAGCAGCACCCTGACCCAATACCTCGAATATATCGAAGTGCCTTTTATGGCACGTTATGTAGTAATCGACCAGGATTTTAATCTTAGCCTTCTGGGAGGTTTAAGTACAAACTTATTGATCGATAGTCCGGTTTATCTTGATAATGGCACTTACTTTGCGGAAAACAATCAACTCAATTCGGTGAATTTAAGCAGTACCGTAGGACTTGGCTTTGGATACCGCCTTAACGATCAGCTCAACCTGAATGTCGAGCCTCAATTTAAATATTACCTGAGCCCAGTTAATCCGGGTTCGACAGTGGAGGCAAGACCCTATTCCATAGGCATTTTAACAGGCATCACCTATCTTTTCTAA
- a CDS encoding lytic transglycosylase domain-containing protein: MNKVNPIKSIAYFLTAAIVVSTVILLFISSDCNHDSSYVSTNEAYHLPPALPDSLTFCGEKVPLEYFDVKEALEREMLVNSFYHSQTILLIKRANRFFPEIESILKAQGIPDDFKYLAVAESGLENVVSPKKAVGFWQILEGTAKDYGLEINEEVDERYHIAKSTEVACKYLNESYAKFGSWTLTAASYNVGRLGIDRQITRQKENNYYNLLFGEETARYVYRILALKLILSNPAEYNFHIAADELYQPYRYKEEIVNSPIESWADFANEHKTNYKMLKYLNPWLRDDKLANTSGKEYQIRIPNNRTRKNKEKD, translated from the coding sequence ATGAACAAAGTGAACCCCATTAAGAGTATTGCATACTTTTTAACCGCTGCAATTGTTGTTTCAACAGTAATTCTTTTATTTATCAGCTCCGACTGCAACCACGACAGTAGTTATGTTTCAACCAACGAGGCATATCATCTTCCCCCTGCCCTCCCCGACAGTCTGACTTTTTGCGGGGAAAAGGTGCCCCTTGAATATTTCGATGTAAAGGAAGCCCTCGAACGTGAGATGCTGGTGAATTCATTTTATCATTCTCAAACCATTCTGCTCATTAAGCGGGCAAACCGGTTTTTTCCTGAAATAGAGTCTATTTTGAAAGCGCAGGGCATTCCCGATGATTTTAAGTACCTGGCCGTAGCAGAAAGTGGGCTTGAAAATGTGGTTTCACCTAAGAAAGCTGTCGGTTTCTGGCAAATTTTAGAAGGTACTGCCAAAGATTATGGACTGGAAATAAACGAAGAGGTTGATGAGCGCTACCACATTGCAAAATCCACCGAAGTAGCATGCAAATACCTGAATGAATCTTATGCAAAATTCGGCAGCTGGACACTCACTGCAGCCTCCTACAACGTTGGACGCCTTGGAATAGACCGCCAAATTACCAGACAAAAGGAAAACAATTATTACAACCTGCTTTTTGGCGAAGAAACTGCTCGCTATGTATACCGCATATTAGCGCTTAAACTAATACTATCCAATCCTGCAGAATATAATTTTCACATAGCCGCTGATGAACTCTACCAGCCTTATCGTTACAAAGAAGAAATCGTTAATAGCCCGATTGAAAGCTGGGCCGATTTTGCCAACGAACACAAGACCAATTATAAAATGCTGAAATATTTAAACCCCTGGTTAAGAGACGACAAACTTGCCAATACCTCGGGTAAAGAATACCAGATTCGCATACCAAATAATAGAACCAGAAAGAATAAGGAGAAGGATTAA
- the uvrA gene encoding excinuclease ABC subunit UvrA has protein sequence MEENNRIHVYGARVHNLKNINLSIPRDSLTVITGLSGSGKSSLAFDTLYAEGQRRYIETLSAYARQFLGNMERPDVDNITGLSPVVSIEQKTTNKNPRSTVGTTTEIYDYLRLLFARAGEAYSYNTGEKMVKYSDDKILSLIKQAYQNKKVYLLAPMVKNRKGHYKELFEQILRKGFMHVRVDGKIDEIRHGMRLDRYKNHSIEMVIDKLQIADNEEDGKRLKKSVETAMHHGKGTIMLQEKDSKEARYFSRQLMCPTTGISYNEPAPHNFSFNSPQGACHTCNGLGKISEIDIDKIIPNRNLSIKKGAIEPLGPYKNSLIFWQLESIAQKYRFKLDDPIQSISDDALQAILYGTEEPLKLENTPLGTSSNYFLSFEGVVNYVANMQAAGDKSEAEQQWAQQFVKRVSCPDCHGRRLNKEALHFKIHDKNIAELAEMDIRELAVWLDSVMIHLSDRQKSIATEIIKELRTRVQFLLDVGLNYLSLNMASRNLSGGESQRIRLATQIGSQLVNVLYILDEPSIGLHQRDNIKLIHTLKTLRDSGNTIIVVEHDKDMMMASDYILDMGPLAGRHGGEVVFAGPPESLLKSNGLTAKYLTNKCHIPLPQKRRSNNGNFIHLKGCTGNNLKNVDLDLPLGQFICITGVSGSGKSSLINETLYPLLSQYLYNSKQEPLPYQSIKGLEHIDKVIDVDQSPLGRTPRSNPATYTGVFSDIRSLFAETREAKIRNYKPGRFSFNVKGGRCETCQGAGVQTIEMNFLPDVYVVCKDCAGKRYNRETLEVKFKGRSISEVLDMTINQAVEFFDSIPAIIRKIKTLQKVGLGYITLGQPSTTLSGGESQRVKLAAELSKRDTGKTIYILDEPTTGLHFEDIRVLLEVLYQLVDHGNTVIVIEHNLDVIKVADYIIDMGKEGGREGGEILCAGTPEEIAGNAHSYTAQFLKKELEECRS, from the coding sequence GTGGAAGAGAATAATCGCATACATGTTTACGGAGCCCGCGTTCATAATCTCAAAAACATCAATTTAAGCATACCGAGAGATAGTTTAACCGTGATTACCGGATTAAGCGGTAGCGGCAAATCATCGCTCGCTTTCGATACCCTTTATGCCGAAGGGCAGCGCCGATACATCGAAACACTTTCGGCTTATGCCCGGCAATTTCTTGGCAACATGGAACGCCCCGATGTTGACAACATCACAGGTCTAAGTCCGGTGGTGAGCATCGAACAAAAAACCACCAATAAAAACCCACGCTCTACGGTGGGCACCACTACCGAAATATACGATTACCTGCGCCTACTTTTTGCCCGCGCAGGTGAGGCCTATTCTTACAATACGGGCGAAAAAATGGTGAAGTATTCGGATGATAAAATTCTATCGCTCATCAAGCAGGCTTATCAGAATAAAAAGGTCTACCTGTTGGCTCCCATGGTAAAAAATCGGAAAGGGCATTACAAAGAGCTTTTCGAACAAATACTTCGCAAAGGTTTTATGCATGTGCGGGTGGATGGAAAGATAGATGAGATAAGACACGGAATGCGGCTAGACCGTTATAAAAACCATAGCATCGAAATGGTAATCGACAAACTGCAGATTGCCGACAACGAAGAAGATGGTAAGCGTTTGAAGAAATCGGTCGAAACTGCCATGCATCATGGAAAAGGCACCATTATGCTGCAGGAAAAAGACAGCAAGGAGGCCCGTTACTTCAGCCGTCAGCTGATGTGCCCCACCACCGGCATTTCATACAACGAACCCGCTCCTCACAATTTCTCTTTCAATTCGCCGCAGGGCGCCTGCCACACCTGCAACGGTCTGGGGAAAATAAGTGAGATTGATATCGATAAAATTATTCCTAATCGCAACCTGAGCATTAAAAAGGGCGCAATCGAACCCCTGGGACCCTATAAAAATTCACTCATTTTTTGGCAATTGGAATCCATTGCACAGAAATATCGTTTTAAGCTCGATGATCCCATCCAAAGTATATCGGACGATGCCTTGCAGGCCATATTGTATGGTACCGAAGAACCCCTGAAGCTGGAAAACACCCCATTGGGTACCTCGTCGAATTATTTCTTAAGTTTCGAAGGCGTCGTAAACTATGTAGCCAACATGCAAGCAGCGGGCGATAAGAGCGAAGCCGAACAACAATGGGCACAACAATTTGTAAAAAGGGTAAGCTGCCCCGATTGCCATGGCCGGCGATTAAACAAAGAGGCACTTCACTTTAAAATTCACGATAAAAACATAGCCGAACTTGCCGAAATGGACATACGCGAACTTGCCGTCTGGCTAGATTCGGTAATGATTCACCTGAGCGACCGGCAAAAATCCATTGCTACGGAAATTATCAAAGAACTGCGCACCCGGGTGCAATTTCTGCTGGATGTAGGCCTTAATTACCTCTCGTTGAATATGGCCTCACGTAACCTGTCAGGTGGCGAAAGCCAGCGTATCCGGCTGGCTACACAAATCGGCTCTCAACTGGTAAATGTACTTTACATACTCGACGAACCCAGCATTGGATTGCACCAACGCGATAACATCAAACTCATTCATACACTTAAAACCCTTCGCGATTCGGGGAATACCATTATTGTAGTAGAGCACGACAAAGACATGATGATGGCCTCGGATTATATACTCGATATGGGTCCCTTAGCCGGACGGCATGGAGGTGAGGTTGTTTTTGCGGGTCCGCCGGAGAGTTTGCTAAAAAGCAATGGTCTTACTGCCAAGTACCTAACCAATAAGTGCCATATTCCACTTCCCCAGAAAAGAAGGTCCAACAACGGTAATTTTATTCACTTGAAAGGCTGCACGGGCAATAACCTTAAAAATGTAGATCTTGACCTACCACTGGGACAGTTTATCTGCATTACGGGGGTATCGGGTAGCGGTAAGTCGAGTCTGATTAACGAAACTCTCTACCCGCTGCTAAGTCAATACCTGTACAATTCGAAACAGGAACCCTTGCCCTATCAGTCGATCAAAGGATTGGAACACATCGACAAAGTGATCGACGTCGATCAGTCGCCACTGGGGCGAACACCACGATCGAACCCTGCCACCTATACCGGTGTATTTTCGGATATCCGCAGCCTGTTTGCCGAAACCCGCGAGGCCAAAATACGCAACTACAAACCGGGTCGCTTTTCCTTCAATGTAAAAGGCGGACGATGCGAGACCTGCCAGGGAGCCGGGGTGCAGACCATAGAAATGAATTTTCTTCCTGATGTATATGTGGTGTGTAAAGATTGTGCAGGCAAACGTTATAACCGCGAAACCCTTGAAGTAAAATTCAAGGGTCGCAGCATCAGCGAAGTGCTCGATATGACCATAAATCAGGCGGTAGAATTCTTCGATAGCATTCCTGCCATCATACGTAAAATAAAAACCCTGCAAAAAGTAGGCTTGGGATATATTACTCTGGGCCAACCCTCTACTACACTTTCAGGTGGAGAAAGTCAGCGGGTAAAACTTGCAGCCGAACTATCCAAACGCGATACCGGAAAAACCATCTACATACTCGACGAACCTACTACCGGGCTTCATTTCGAAGATATCAGAGTGCTGCTCGAGGTGCTTTATCAGCTAGTCGACCATGGCAATACAGTGATAGTGATTGAACATAACCTCGATGTGATTAAGGTGGCCGACTACATTATCGACATGGGAAAAGAAGGTGGCCGGGAAGGTGGTGAAATTCTTTGTGCCGGTACGCCTGAAGAAATAGCCGGCAATGCGCACAGTTATACAGCCCAATTTCTGAAGAAAGAATTAGAAGAATGCAGAAGCTAA
- a CDS encoding TIGR00730 family Rossman fold protein, which yields MINPKSEEKIRLAFKQKDWNEIKTYDSWKIFKIMSEFVEGFEKLARIGPCVSIFGSARTEPGSIYYKLAEEIAYELTQHGYGIITGGGPGIMEAGNLGAKRGKGRSVGLNISLPFEQEPNFFIDHDKLITFDHFFVRKTMFMKYSQGFIVLPGGFGTLDELFESLTLIQTGKIGRFPIILVGVQYWTGIVEWIKNTMLGDEKNISEEDLELFSLVDTAQEAVDAINQFYSKYLLSPNF from the coding sequence ATGATTAATCCGAAAAGTGAAGAAAAAATAAGGCTGGCTTTTAAGCAAAAGGACTGGAACGAGATTAAAACCTACGACAGCTGGAAAATCTTTAAGATTATGTCGGAATTTGTGGAAGGCTTTGAAAAGCTCGCCCGCATCGGACCCTGCGTGTCGATATTTGGTTCGGCCCGCACAGAACCTGGAAGTATCTATTATAAATTAGCAGAAGAAATTGCCTACGAGCTCACACAACACGGTTATGGTATTATCACAGGTGGTGGCCCTGGAATTATGGAGGCCGGAAACCTGGGTGCTAAAAGAGGCAAAGGCCGTTCGGTAGGTCTCAATATATCTTTGCCCTTCGAACAGGAACCTAACTTTTTCATCGACCACGATAAACTTATCACTTTCGATCACTTTTTTGTGCGGAAGACAATGTTTATGAAATATTCACAGGGCTTTATTGTTCTGCCAGGCGGATTTGGTACCCTCGATGAACTTTTTGAATCGCTTACCCTGATTCAAACCGGAAAAATAGGTCGGTTTCCTATTATCCTGGTCGGAGTTCAATACTGGACGGGAATAGTAGAATGGATTAAAAACACCATGCTTGGCGATGAAAAAAACATCAGCGAAGAAGACCTTGAATTGTTCTCGCTGGTGGACACAGCGCAGGAAGCCGTAGATGCCATTAATCAGTTTTACTCGAAATACCTACTCAGTCCAAACTTTTAA
- a CDS encoding SPOR domain-containing protein — MLRLFALFANLLIALILKLGFTDDIGITSEVPTQVVAGSSFEVKVTIKKGELASFSRLLQTMPAGLTATSVETANADFSFDDKKARFIWMNMPSEKEIMVSYTIKVDPRLKGQFSIASKFSYIADNERRTVTSQSGEITILPSPTTDPSLIVDINDYELLVIPYIPVSGSEPQIACIRQAPVPSPDGKGYIVNILVSKERKEKFAKIEETIPEGYKAEAVNERDAIFTFKKNTAKYLWMNLPASSFFLVSYKLVPTGMGTKKAPTLQGTFSYLEEAKTITINIQQTPQDLAQVKSSEDLNLLIQNIGAASLAYGQTDGVSKHIPVTNQKEPKSNKKTMLEPEEGIYYRVQLAAGHSPVNVKRYFKSYKLEKEVRHEYHEGWYKYSVGSFPEYKVARDYREQIWNSTTLDDAFVSAYNNGTRITVQEALMISNQRWYK, encoded by the coding sequence ATGTTAAGATTGTTTGCATTGTTTGCAAATTTACTTATTGCGCTCATACTTAAGCTTGGTTTTACCGACGACATTGGTATTACCAGCGAAGTGCCTACGCAGGTAGTGGCAGGCAGCAGTTTTGAAGTAAAAGTGACTATTAAAAAAGGAGAACTCGCTTCTTTTTCCCGCCTTCTTCAAACAATGCCGGCGGGCCTTACTGCCACTTCAGTAGAAACTGCAAATGCCGATTTCAGCTTTGACGATAAAAAGGCTCGCTTTATCTGGATGAATATGCCCAGCGAGAAAGAAATTATGGTATCGTATACCATCAAAGTAGACCCCCGACTGAAAGGGCAGTTCAGCATTGCCAGCAAATTCTCGTACATCGCAGACAATGAGCGCCGCACTGTTACCAGCCAGAGTGGTGAAATAACCATACTACCCTCACCTACTACCGATCCATCGCTGATAGTTGATATTAACGATTACGAGCTCCTTGTAATTCCCTATATTCCGGTTTCCGGCTCCGAGCCTCAAATAGCTTGTATCAGGCAAGCACCTGTGCCTTCGCCCGATGGAAAAGGATACATCGTGAATATTCTTGTGAGCAAGGAAAGAAAAGAAAAATTTGCAAAAATTGAAGAAACCATTCCCGAAGGATACAAAGCCGAAGCAGTAAATGAGCGTGATGCCATCTTCACTTTTAAGAAAAACACAGCCAAATACCTGTGGATGAACCTTCCGGCATCTTCCTTCTTTTTAGTCTCTTACAAACTGGTACCGACGGGAATGGGAACTAAAAAAGCCCCGACCCTGCAAGGTACATTTTCTTACCTCGAAGAGGCTAAAACCATTACCATCAATATTCAGCAAACTCCCCAGGATTTGGCACAGGTAAAAAGCTCCGAAGACCTGAATTTACTCATTCAAAACATTGGCGCCGCAAGCCTGGCCTATGGGCAAACAGATGGTGTGAGCAAACATATACCTGTGACCAACCAAAAGGAACCAAAGTCGAATAAAAAAACCATGCTCGAACCCGAAGAGGGAATCTATTATCGCGTGCAACTGGCTGCAGGCCATAGTCCGGTGAACGTGAAAAGGTATTTTAAATCCTACAAACTCGAGAAGGAGGTAAGGCACGAATACCACGAAGGTTGGTATAAATACTCGGTAGGTTCGTTCCCCGAATACAAAGTGGCCCGCGACTACCGCGAACAAATTTGGAACTCAACTACTCTCGACGATGCATTTGTTTCAGCTTACAATAATGGTACTCGTATTACCGTGCAGGAAGCTTTGATGATTTCGAACCAGCGATGGTATAAATAA